The genomic stretch CGCAGCTCGCACGACCGATAGAACCTCTCGCTGGAAGTCGACCACGTTGCTCCGGAACGCACGAATCGACCGGAACAGAACGTGTCTGGACTCCTACGGCGCAGGCTCCTAGCGCAAGAGTCCCCGACGCCCGTCGGTCACGAGGTGCAGGGGCGACACCGACGCGTCGTCTTCGCTCATCGGACTGCTCTGGAACACGAAGTGACACTGCGGCGCGAGGCTGAAGGCTCGACCTTCGGCCGTCGGGACGGCCGACCGGATGCCGGTGCTCGACGCGCCGACGCGGAAGGTGTCCCCGCTTCCGTCGACCGAGATCACTTGCAGGGTGCCGTCGAATCCCACGGAGTAGAGAGTCGAACCGTCCGCGGGCCAACCCGAAGTCGAGGATCTTGACGTCGCCCACCGCCGACACCATGACGTTCGCCGGCTCGAGGTCACGATGGACCAGACCCGCCTCGTGCGCCGTCTCGAGCCCCGCGGCGATCTGGGCGGCGATGGACCGGGCCTCGCCCGGAGCGACCGGTCCGTTGCACAGACGTTGCGAGAGGTCCTCTCCCTCGACGAGCTCCATCACCAGGAACCGGATCCCGTCCGCCTCCTCGAAGCCGTAGATCGAGGCGACGTTCGGGATCGTCCGACATCTCCGCCGGCAGGACCTTGAGCGCGACCTCACGGTCGAGCTTCGTGTCGCGGGCGCGAAAGACCTCGCCCATGCCGCCACGGCCGACGGCGGCGGTGACCTCGTAGTGGGCCAGTTTTCGTCCGATCAATGGGCGTGGTCTCCGGGACCGAGGAGGGGCGCAGCATCGAGCATAGCCGACCGTCGAGGGGAGTCACGCGATCCGAGGCGGAACTCCGTGCACACGATCACGGCTCGTCGTTCCCGTCGGCCGGGGTGCTGCAACAGGCGGCGACCAGCTCGGAGATGCAGTTGCCACGCACCGACTTCCACGGCTCCGGCCGGTCACTCCCTTGTTTCGCCCAGCACGGGTTGCTAGCCTGACACCGCTCCCGTCCCCCTTGCGCGATGCCCGATCCCGGACACCCCCTTCGCGCCGAAGAACGGAAAGAGCTCCATCGCTGCCTCGATCCCGACGGACCGTGGGTCGTCGCGGTGCACGGAATCGGCGGAATCGGCAAGACCACGCTGCTGCGCGAGTTCGCCGAGGTCGCACGTGACCGCGGGGCGCGCGTGGTGGTCCTCGACGGCGACGCCGTCGAACCGACGCAATCCGGTTTTCGTGCGTCCCTGACCGACGCGCTCGCCGCGGTGGGAACGTCGATCGAGGATCTCGAGTCGGCCGACGACGGATCCTCGCCGCCGGTCGTCCTGGTCCTCGACGTGTTCGACAGCCTGCGTCTGCTGGAGACGTGGTTGCGCCAGACCTTCCTGCCGTCGGTGGGCGGTGCCCTCCGCCTCGTCACGGCGGCGCGTTCGGCGCCGGCGGTCCACTGGGTGACCGATCCGGTGATCGGCCCTCGCTTCCGGAGCGTCGGCCTGGAGACGCTGCCCGACGAGGAAGCGCACCGTCTGCTGGACGAAGCCGGCGTCGCGACCGAAGCGCGTGATTCGCTGGTGCGCGCGGCAAGCGGGCATCCGCTCGCGCTTCGGCTGGCGGCGCACGCGAGCGGACGCGCAGTCGCGGGTCGTTCGGCCGGAGGAACGATCGAAGGCGTCCTGCGCGATCTGACGCACTTCTACGTCGACGAGATCGACGATCCGCGTCTGCGGCAGGCCGTCGAGGCGGCGTCCGCTGTCCGTCGCGTGACCGAGCCCCTGCTGGCGGCGATGCTCGATCTCGACGAGGCGCACGACGTCTTCGGCGCGCTCCAGGACCTGCATTTCGTGCAGGTCCGCAGCGACGGCATCGCCCTGCACGATGCCGTGCGCGAGTTCGTGTGCGCCGAACTCCGGGCCCGCGACCCGCAGGGCTTCGCCCACTTCCGCCGTGCCGCGTGGCGCCAGATGCGTCAGGAGGTCCACCACGCTCCGTCCACCCTGCTCTGGCGATACACGGCCGACCTGATCTACCTGATCGAGAATCCGGTCGTACGCGAGGCCTTCTTCCCGACGACGGCGCCGCACTGTGTCGTGGAACCGGCCCGTGTCGACGACGAAGAGGCCATCCTCGAGATCTCCTCGCTCCACGAATCCGAGACCGCCACCCGCTGGATCGACTTCTGGTGGACCCTGGCGCCCGATGCCTTCTTCGTGGCGCGCGACGACGAGGGTCAAGTCGTCGGTTTCTACTGCTCGCTCGACACCGATCGTGTCCGCAGCCGCGACCTGCGGGAAGATCCGGTCACGGCACTGTGGTGGGAGCACCTCCACGCGAACGGTGGCGGGCAGGCGCTCTTCCTCCGGCGCTGGTTGTCGCGCGAGCACGGCGAGGTCCCGTCGCCCGTGCAGGCGGCGTGCTGGCTCGACCTCAAGCGCAGCTACCTCGCACTGCGGCCACGTCTGCGCCGCGTGTACCTGACGATCGTCGATCCCGTACCCTATCTACCGGTCGCGCGGCGGCTCGGCTTCGTGCCGCTCGACGAGTCGGTCGCGCTCGGCGACACGCCCTACGCCTCGGCCTGCCTGGACTTCGGCCCGCGGTCCGTCGACGGGTGGATGCGTCGGCTCTTCACGCAGGAACTCGGGGAGATGGGACCGGAGCACGGCGCGCTGCTCGATCTGGAGTCGCGCCAGCTCCTCGCCCCGGACGGTCCCCGCGAGCTGAGCCCCCTGGAATTCGGGGTCCTGCGCTTCCTCGTGGAGAACGAGGGAATCGCCGTCACCCGGAGCGAGCTGCTCGCCGACGTCTGGAACATCCACCACGAGGGTTCGAGCAACGTCGTCGACACGATCATCCGGAGTCTTCGCAACAAGTTGGGCGATCGGTCCTGGAGGATCGAGTCGGTCCGCGGCGTCGGCTACCGCTGCCTGCCCGCGAGCTGAACGGGGAATCTCATCGAGATCTCATGATGGGCCGGGTACGTGCGTCCTAGCTTCGGGACCGAGCGAATCGTCCCCCTTTCCTGGAGGTCTCCTCGTGATTCGTCATTTTCTGCGCAGCACCGTCCTGGTCCCGTTCCTGCTCCTACCCGCCAGCGCCGTCGCCGATCACCACGGCTCCGACACCGAACCCACCGTCCGCGAACAGCTCCTCGCCCTGGAAGAGCAATGCGCGGAGAACGCCTCGGCAATGGAGGCCCGGCAGGCGGAAAGGTCGCTCTACGAGCGTCTCGGCGGCAGGGAGGGGATCCACGCGATCACCCGCGAGATCGTGCGTCTCCACGACCAGAACGAGGCGTTGACGCGCATCATGGACGGCGTCGACCGCGAACTCCTCGCCCGGCGCGTCGCCCAGTTCATCATCTCGGGAACCGGCGGGCCCCAGGTCTACGAGGGCCGTGACCTGGTGAGCGCGCACGCGCACCTCGACCTGACCAACGCCCACTTCCTCGCCGCCGGCGGCGACGTCATGCAGGCCATGGAGAACGAGGGCTGCACCGAGGACGAGATCGAAGAGATCGTCTGCACGCTCGTGTCGTTGCGTCACAAGGTGGTGATGGAGTCGGAGCGGGAGCTGCATTGAGGCTCGTTGCGCATCACACGCTCGTCTTCCGCATGGGTGGTACGATCCGGTGTACCGACCGCGACCGACGTCCCCCACCCGGAGACATGCCCAATGAAACGCCTGATGCTGCTCCCCTCGATCCTGTCCCTGCTCCTGCTCGGACCCGTCGGCTGTGGTTCCGACGACGACGACGGCGGGACCGGTCCCACCGCCACCGTCGTCGACGACGTCGTCGTGAGCCTCGACCGTATCACCGTCGACCGTGATTGCGACCCGAGCGGCGGAGTCGGCGAGTTCGGCTACAAGTTCTACGTGGTCCTCTTCGACGAATCCGGCGAGATCGACCGGGTCCTGGATTCCGACTGGAACTCCTTCAATGCGACCGACGGCGACTCGTGGGATCCCGGTGGCACCGCGAGCTTCCGCATCGAACGGCGCCCTGGAATGCGCTTCCACGTCCAGTTGCGCGTGCGCGAGTTCGACGGTGCGCTCGAGCAGTTCTCGCAGGGGACCTTCGTCGGGCACGAAGGCGCGGCCGGCGCCGATGCGTGGGGACCCAACGATTCCGGCGGTGTGAACGAGTACACGCTCTACGACTCCGCGCAGCGGGTCGGGATCATCGACTGGGACTGGTGGGCGGCCGACTCCTGCCGGGGGGAGTTTCGGTACAGCGTGACGGCGACCGAGGTCACGACCGAGTGAGGGCTCGCTCCGCGGGTCGGAATTGACCGGCCCGCAACCGTCCATTACGATCCGACGTCCTTCCGTCGGAACCCGGAGGGCGAACACCTGCACTTCCGCGACCCCAGCGGCGGGCAATGGATGATCGGGGCGTCGAATCTCGCCCACCTTCTCCCGGGAGCCCGCCGTTGATCGGCAAGACCCTCGCCCACTACGAGATCACCGCCCTTCTCGGCCGTGGCGGCATGGGCGAGGTCTACCGCGCCCGCGACACGAAGCTCGGCCGCGAGGTCGCCCTGAAGCTCCTGCCCGAGAGCTTCACCGCCGACCCGGAGCGTCTCGCGCGCTTCCGGCGCGAGGCCCGCGTACTCGCCTCGCTGCAGCACCCGAACATCGCCGGCATCTTCGGACTCGAAGAAGACGCCGGGCGCGTCTTCCTGACCATGGAACTCGCCGCGGGAACCGATCTCTCCGAGCGCATCGCCCGGGGGCCGATCGCCGAGGACGAGGTCGTCGACCTGGCTCGTCAGCTCGCGAGCGGGCTGGAGGAGGC from Candidatus Krumholzibacteriia bacterium encodes the following:
- a CDS encoding winged helix-turn-helix domain-containing protein, with amino-acid sequence MHGIGGIGKTTLLREFAEVARDRGARVVVLDGDAVEPTQSGFRASLTDALAAVGTSIEDLESADDGSSPPVVLVLDVFDSLRLLETWLRQTFLPSVGGALRLVTAARSAPAVHWVTDPVIGPRFRSVGLETLPDEEAHRLLDEAGVATEARDSLVRAASGHPLALRLAAHASGRAVAGRSAGGTIEGVLRDLTHFYVDEIDDPRLRQAVEAASAVRRVTEPLLAAMLDLDEAHDVFGALQDLHFVQVRSDGIALHDAVREFVCAELRARDPQGFAHFRRAAWRQMRQEVHHAPSTLLWRYTADLIYLIENPVVREAFFPTTAPHCVVEPARVDDEEAILEISSLHESETATRWIDFWWTLAPDAFFVARDDEGQVVGFYCSLDTDRVRSRDLREDPVTALWWEHLHANGGGQALFLRRWLSREHGEVPSPVQAACWLDLKRSYLALRPRLRRVYLTIVDPVPYLPVARRLGFVPLDESVALGDTPYASACLDFGPRSVDGWMRRLFTQELGEMGPEHGALLDLESRQLLAPDGPRELSPLEFGVLRFLVENEGIAVTRSELLADVWNIHHEGSSNVVDTIIRSLRNKLGDRSWRIESVRGVGYRCLPAS
- a CDS encoding group 1 truncated hemoglobin is translated as MIRHFLRSTVLVPFLLLPASAVADHHGSDTEPTVREQLLALEEQCAENASAMEARQAERSLYERLGGREGIHAITREIVRLHDQNEALTRIMDGVDRELLARRVAQFIISGTGGPQVYEGRDLVSAHAHLDLTNAHFLAAGGDVMQAMENEGCTEDEIEEIVCTLVSLRHKVVMESERELH